Proteins from one Spirochaetota bacterium genomic window:
- a CDS encoding 5'-nucleotidase C-terminal domain-containing protein: protein MKLFKRLSLVTLTLVMAAGLAPMPRAAAESFVRADADRSWLDTGRGELLAKAKPSKKKQPEARQVRTTVLFFNDLHGNLMPFKVRKDDGTYAEVGGIAGIATLVKEIRAENDKKGVKTLLLVAGDVLQGTPMSTVFQGKPDIEILNVMGVNVMTVGNHEFDFGLENFIAMKKAARFPIISSNIIWKDNSRLMNEPSVSFPLGQGVVLTVIGATTTELLVTTAPGNVEKLDVLDSIQTVTDNYRKAAVKGPAILLSHSKFQTDSDIAKANPKLTAIIGGHDQILFDPVKYAAGVPIFQAFEKGRFLGRLDIAVNPRTRKAVVEKSKYIPITPGIKQDPEVTKILDAYNAKLSATFKEVVGESLVFLDGERGRIRYEETNLGNFVGDIMRNYTSSDMAFINAGSLRSSLDKGPVTIEGIFKVMPYPNEIIVAKLTGAEVLETLTRSVQGKREDEDGGFLHVSGIKFKIKDKSVADVTIGGAALDTAKTYTVTITDFMYSGGDGYKVFIGKPSTKTGLPLRELLVDTIRKQGKIDAKIEGRITRE from the coding sequence ATGAAACTGTTCAAGCGACTATCGCTGGTTACTCTGACCCTCGTCATGGCGGCCGGCCTGGCGCCGATGCCCCGCGCCGCCGCCGAGAGCTTCGTCCGCGCCGACGCGGACCGGTCATGGCTAGACACCGGCCGGGGCGAGCTTCTGGCCAAGGCGAAACCCTCTAAAAAAAAGCAGCCCGAAGCGCGGCAGGTCAGGACGACGGTCCTTTTCTTCAACGATCTGCACGGAAACCTGATGCCCTTCAAGGTCAGGAAGGATGACGGCACCTACGCTGAAGTGGGAGGAATTGCCGGCATCGCAACCCTGGTAAAGGAGATCAGGGCGGAGAACGATAAAAAAGGCGTGAAGACGCTCCTCCTGGTGGCGGGCGACGTGCTGCAGGGCACGCCGATGTCAACGGTATTCCAGGGCAAGCCTGACATCGAGATATTAAACGTCATGGGCGTGAACGTCATGACCGTGGGGAACCACGAGTTCGACTTCGGCCTGGAGAATTTCATCGCAATGAAGAAGGCAGCCAGGTTCCCCATCATCAGCTCCAATATTATCTGGAAGGATAACAGCAGGCTGATGAATGAGCCGTCCGTGTCGTTTCCCCTCGGGCAGGGGGTGGTTCTCACGGTGATCGGCGCGACCACCACCGAGCTCCTGGTCACCACCGCGCCGGGCAATGTCGAAAAGCTCGACGTGCTCGACTCGATACAGACCGTAACCGATAACTATCGTAAGGCGGCGGTAAAGGGCCCAGCGATACTTCTCTCCCACAGCAAGTTCCAGACCGATTCCGATATAGCCAAGGCCAATCCGAAGCTCACTGCAATCATCGGCGGCCACGACCAGATCCTCTTCGACCCGGTCAAGTACGCGGCGGGAGTCCCCATATTCCAGGCCTTTGAAAAGGGCCGCTTCCTCGGCAGGCTCGATATCGCCGTCAATCCCAGGACCAGGAAGGCGGTGGTGGAAAAGTCGAAATACATCCCCATCACGCCGGGCATCAAGCAGGATCCCGAGGTAACGAAGATCCTCGACGCCTATAACGCAAAACTGAGCGCCACGTTCAAGGAAGTGGTGGGCGAGTCCCTTGTCTTTCTCGACGGGGAACGGGGCCGCATCCGATACGAGGAAACGAACCTGGGGAATTTCGTGGGCGATATCATGCGGAACTACACGAGCTCCGATATGGCCTTCATCAACGCCGGGTCGCTCCGATCGAGCCTGGACAAGGGCCCCGTCACCATAGAGGGAATTTTCAAGGTGATGCCCTATCCGAACGAGATCATCGTGGCGAAACTCACCGGCGCCGAGGTGCTTGAAACCCTGACCCGGTCCGTTCAGGGCAAGCGTGAGGACGAGGACGGCGGCTTTCTCCACGTGTCCGGAATCAAATTCAAGATCAAGGACAAATCCGTGGCGGATGTCACCATAGGAGGAGCGGCCCTTGACACGGCAAAGACCTACACGGTCACCATCACCGACTTCATGTACTCCGGCGGCGACGGGTACAAGGTCTTCATAGGCAAGCCCTCGACGAAGACTGGTCTTCCCCTCAGGGAGCTCCTGGTGGACACGATCCGGAAGCAGGGAAAAATCGACGCGAAGATCGAGGGCAGGATAACGAGGGAGTAG
- a CDS encoding TerC family protein — MTQALLWIGFIAFIIGMLVLDLKVLQKKDRDIRVREALLWTLFWIVLSLLFNVGVYFYMGKDYALEFLTGYLIEKALSVDNIFVFILIFTYFDIPPRFQHKILFWGILGAIIMRATFILAGVAIIQRLHWAIYVLGAFLVYIGIKMAFEKEKEIHPEKNPALRAFNKIYPVDYDYKGGNFFIKKAGKRLATPIFVTLIVIETTDIVFAIDSIPAILSITLHPFIVFTSNIFAILGLRALYFAVSGIMKLFRFLNYGLSLILVFVGVKMLISEFYKIPVSIALSVVGGLLVVSILLSVLIPDKNKKQH, encoded by the coding sequence ATGACACAGGCGCTGTTATGGATCGGTTTCATAGCGTTCATCATCGGCATGCTGGTCCTCGACCTGAAGGTACTGCAGAAAAAGGACCGTGACATCCGGGTCAGGGAAGCCCTTCTATGGACCCTCTTCTGGATCGTCCTGTCCCTCCTGTTCAACGTCGGCGTGTATTTCTACATGGGAAAGGATTACGCTCTGGAGTTCCTCACCGGCTATCTCATCGAAAAGGCCCTGAGCGTCGACAATATCTTCGTCTTTATCCTGATATTCACCTACTTCGACATCCCGCCGCGGTTCCAGCACAAGATCCTCTTCTGGGGGATCCTGGGCGCCATTATCATGCGGGCAACCTTCATCCTGGCCGGCGTGGCCATCATCCAGCGCCTCCACTGGGCCATCTATGTCCTGGGGGCCTTCCTGGTCTACATCGGCATCAAGATGGCCTTTGAAAAAGAGAAGGAGATACATCCCGAGAAGAATCCCGCCCTCCGGGCCTTCAACAAGATATATCCGGTCGACTACGACTACAAGGGCGGGAATTTTTTCATCAAGAAGGCCGGGAAAAGGCTGGCCACGCCCATCTTCGTGACCCTCATCGTGATCGAAACAACGGACATCGTCTTCGCCATCGACTCCATCCCGGCGATACTCTCGATTACGCTGCATCCCTTTATCGTGTTCACGTCCAACATCTTCGCCATCCTGGGGCTCCGCGCCCTCTACTTCGCCGTTTCGGGAATCATGAAGCTCTTCCGGTTCCTCAACTATGGGCTCTCCCTTATCCTGGTCTTCGTGGGGGTGAAGATGCTCATCTCCGAATTCTACAAGATCCCGGTGTCCATCGCCCTGTCGGTGGTGGGCGGTCTCCTCGTCGTTTCAATCCTTCTTTCCGTCCTGATTCCCGATAAAAATAAAAAACAGCACTAA
- a CDS encoding DedA family protein, with protein MELVLKFIDIVLHVDRYLDMIIQTFGVWSYIILFVIVFCETGLVITPFLPGDSLLFAAGALAGIGSFDVTILMVVFPAAAIIGDNVNYWIGRSIGPRIFSRENVRFLNKKHLDRTHEFYEKHGGLAVIFGRFAPIIRTFMPFVAGIGKMNYAKFLAFDIFSGILWPAIFVLSGYFFGNLPFVKKYFSLVVIVIIVISVIPIVYQVVRMRFEKKEEPAVSE; from the coding sequence TTGGAATTAGTGCTGAAATTCATAGATATCGTCCTCCATGTCGACCGTTACCTGGACATGATCATCCAGACCTTCGGCGTATGGTCCTACATAATACTCTTCGTGATCGTCTTCTGCGAAACAGGCCTCGTTATCACGCCGTTCCTTCCCGGCGATTCGCTCCTCTTCGCTGCCGGGGCCCTGGCCGGCATCGGGTCATTTGACGTAACTATCCTTATGGTCGTGTTTCCCGCGGCCGCCATCATCGGCGACAATGTCAACTACTGGATCGGGCGCTCCATCGGTCCCAGAATTTTCAGCAGGGAAAACGTGCGCTTCCTCAACAAGAAGCACCTTGACCGTACCCATGAATTCTACGAAAAGCACGGCGGGCTTGCCGTTATCTTCGGACGATTCGCGCCGATCATCAGGACCTTCATGCCCTTCGTGGCGGGGATCGGTAAAATGAACTACGCCAAGTTCCTTGCCTTTGATATTTTCAGCGGCATTCTCTGGCCTGCGATCTTCGTTCTTTCCGGATACTTTTTCGGGAACCTGCCGTTTGTAAAAAAATACTTTTCGCTGGTCGTCATTGTCATTATCGTAATATCCGTGATACCGATCGTCTACCAGGTGGTACGAATGCGCTTCGAGAAAAAAGAGGAACCGGCGGTATCGGAATAA
- a CDS encoding rubrerythrin family protein, with protein sequence MKNLLISVICFGVAITVFTGCKKKEATVENLKSAITGETTASAKYAAYAKKAKEEKFDKIAKLFEAASTAEAAHAKKHTGVLEKMGVKMDPIKPQFTVMSTKENLDDALKGETHEIDTMYPDYIKKAKEEGKDDAVTTFDWAMQVEKMHQAFYKAAIEALAKNDFKGLSDTYAVCPVCGNTVAGNAPNTCPLCGAAQADFAVIK encoded by the coding sequence ATGAAAAATCTGTTAATAAGCGTTATCTGTTTCGGCGTGGCCATCACCGTCTTCACCGGTTGTAAAAAGAAGGAAGCCACTGTTGAGAATTTAAAAAGCGCCATCACCGGCGAGACCACGGCGAGCGCCAAATATGCCGCCTACGCGAAAAAGGCCAAGGAAGAGAAGTTTGACAAGATAGCGAAGCTTTTTGAGGCCGCTTCCACGGCCGAGGCCGCCCATGCGAAAAAACATACCGGGGTGCTGGAAAAGATGGGAGTGAAGATGGATCCCATTAAACCGCAATTCACCGTGATGTCGACGAAGGAGAACCTCGATGACGCGCTGAAGGGAGAAACCCACGAAATCGACACCATGTATCCCGACTACATCAAAAAGGCCAAGGAAGAAGGAAAGGATGACGCGGTTACTACCTTCGATTGGGCCATGCAGGTTGAAAAAATGCACCAGGCTTTTTACAAGGCGGCCATCGAGGCCCTGGCAAAGAATGATTTCAAAGGTCTTTCCGACACCTATGCCGTGTGCCCGGTATGCGGCAATACCGTCGCGGGCAATGCTCCAAATACATGTCCGTTATGCGGTGCAGCTCAGGCTGATTTCGCAGTTATCAAATAG
- a CDS encoding GreA/GreB family elongation factor: MRKGKIFTRQDYERLWSIITSREAVSGIEAGTVNTLKRDLEHSRLVEPDEIRSNIVTMNSKFSLKNLGNGKKDIYSLVFPKDSTEKNKINVLSGLGAQILGSPVGTVIKTSPAGEQYYIIDDIVYQPEAAGDYHL, from the coding sequence ATGCGCAAGGGAAAAATTTTTACACGTCAAGATTATGAACGGCTCTGGAGCATCATTACGAGCAGGGAAGCAGTATCAGGCATCGAGGCTGGTACCGTCAATACCCTGAAGCGTGATCTGGAGCATTCCCGCCTTGTGGAGCCTGATGAAATAAGATCGAACATCGTAACCATGAACTCGAAATTCAGCCTCAAAAACCTCGGCAATGGCAAAAAAGATATTTACTCGCTGGTATTTCCCAAGGACAGCACGGAAAAGAATAAAATCAATGTCCTCTCCGGCCTTGGAGCGCAGATCCTTGGCAGTCCTGTCGGCACGGTCATAAAGACCAGCCCCGCGGGGGAACAGTATTATATCATCGATGATATTGTCTATCAGCCCGAAGCGGCCGGCGACTACCATCTATAG
- a CDS encoding LTA synthase family protein yields the protein MKLKLLAVIICVNCVVCLVAGGLVHSLAYLGGIIRAKTMESAEQKGDESVNIDLKKKTLMDREKTMATVENIKKSYSRVKTTDPQIYNQLPERVFFQSLFSYYFLSHMLSSKEVILDPEIVTEFKNQGMILYSMDKKYPFMKKSIYLDPSHRTYDRPTIRVGTNVIIVFIESCSYFFLQDEIHGVKGLTPNMKRVEQECFSFTDMYNTSYPTIKGLIAALGSAIYLLDESVGGTRIPVPCRFLFLSNILKKLDYTTIHIQAGSERFIGMKNLFIERQGYDQFYGSESLALDNISRLEGGFGVDDEKVFDYTVEWLEKYQAKKPFLLTISTINSHPPYKGSHKHPDSGGNPMLNGLYSTDLAFGKFWDYFKKSKFSGNTVVVITADHAMGNSNEYISFVKKFEEYYRPFFDRIPCFFYFPGGAWKGKRNDTQCASIDLTPTILDMMNLDLANPFMGMSIFADRPYYTSNANTPGGKGKGGDGKKTGKKERPAMDLSMKMDAKQYEKAKKILGFYLNTYREDRILPKDYTVKLY from the coding sequence ATGAAACTGAAGCTTTTAGCCGTCATCATATGCGTCAACTGCGTCGTCTGCCTTGTCGCCGGCGGTCTCGTGCATTCGCTGGCTTACCTGGGCGGGATCATCCGCGCAAAGACCATGGAATCCGCCGAACAGAAGGGTGATGAATCCGTCAACATCGATCTCAAGAAAAAAACGCTGATGGACCGCGAAAAAACCATGGCCACGGTGGAGAACATAAAGAAGAGCTACTCCAGGGTAAAAACCACCGATCCACAGATATACAACCAGCTGCCGGAGCGCGTTTTTTTCCAATCCCTCTTCAGTTATTATTTCCTGTCCCATATGCTCAGCTCCAAGGAGGTCATCCTTGACCCCGAGATCGTCACGGAATTCAAAAACCAGGGCATGATCCTCTACTCGATGGACAAGAAATATCCATTCATGAAAAAAAGCATCTACCTCGATCCCTCGCACAGGACCTATGACAGGCCGACGATCCGCGTCGGCACCAATGTGATTATCGTGTTCATCGAATCGTGCTCCTACTTTTTCCTTCAGGACGAGATCCATGGCGTTAAGGGTCTCACCCCGAACATGAAGAGGGTGGAGCAGGAATGCTTTTCCTTCACGGACATGTACAACACGAGCTATCCCACCATCAAGGGCCTCATCGCCGCCCTGGGATCGGCCATCTACCTCCTCGACGAGAGCGTCGGCGGCACCCGTATCCCGGTCCCGTGCCGCTTCCTCTTCCTGTCGAATATACTGAAAAAGCTTGATTACACCACCATCCATATCCAGGCCGGGAGCGAGCGCTTCATCGGCATGAAGAACCTCTTCATAGAGCGGCAGGGATATGATCAATTTTACGGGAGCGAGAGCCTCGCCCTCGACAATATCAGCAGGCTCGAGGGGGGATTCGGGGTCGATGATGAAAAGGTCTTCGATTACACCGTTGAATGGCTGGAAAAGTACCAGGCGAAGAAGCCGTTCCTCCTGACCATATCCACCATCAATTCGCACCCGCCCTATAAGGGCTCCCACAAGCACCCCGATTCCGGCGGCAACCCGATGCTGAACGGTCTCTATTCAACGGATCTGGCCTTCGGCAAGTTCTGGGATTATTTTAAAAAGTCGAAATTCAGCGGCAACACCGTGGTGGTCATCACGGCCGACCATGCCATGGGAAACAGCAATGAATACATCAGCTTCGTCAAGAAATTCGAAGAATATTACCGGCCCTTCTTCGACAGGATCCCCTGCTTCTTCTATTTTCCCGGAGGCGCGTGGAAGGGGAAGCGGAACGATACCCAGTGCGCCAGCATAGACCTCACTCCCACCATCCTGGACATGATGAACCTGGACCTGGCCAATCCCTTCATGGGGATGTCAATATTCGCAGATCGTCCCTATTACACGAGCAACGCGAATACTCCGGGAGGGAAGGGTAAAGGCGGGGACGGGAAAAAGACAGGCAAGAAAGAGCGGCCCGCCATGGATCTCAGCATGAAAATGGACGCAAAACAGTATGAAAAGGCGAAGAAGATCCTCGGCTTTTACCTCAATACCTACCGGGAGGACAGGATCCTTCCCAAAGATTATACCGTGAAGCTGTACTGA
- a CDS encoding TerB family tellurite resistance protein: protein MLGKIVSLLASKNGVLRETAADRNRRITIAACVILLEMARADEDLAASELDQVRKVLSGGLGVAPDDVDSILAIAGREQEEATDLWAYTNLINEHFDKAEKQRLIEMAWEIAYADGRLDQNEDYLVHKIANLLHVPHSDLIAAKLKAKNG from the coding sequence ATGTTGGGTAAAATCGTCTCCCTGCTGGCATCTAAAAACGGCGTTTTACGAGAAACCGCCGCTGATCGTAACAGGCGCATCACCATCGCGGCCTGCGTCATCCTTCTGGAGATGGCCAGGGCCGATGAGGACTTAGCGGCTTCCGAGCTGGACCAGGTAAGGAAGGTCCTCTCCGGCGGCCTTGGCGTCGCCCCGGACGATGTCGATTCGATCCTTGCCATAGCCGGGCGGGAGCAGGAAGAGGCGACAGACCTCTGGGCCTATACCAACCTGATCAATGAGCATTTCGACAAGGCGGAGAAGCAGAGGCTTATCGAGATGGCATGGGAGATCGCCTACGCCGACGGGCGCCTCGACCAGAACGAGGATTATCTTGTCCATAAGATCGCCAATCTTCTCCATGTGCCCCACAGCGATCTCATCGCGGCCAAGCTCAAGGCAAAGAACGGCTGA
- a CDS encoding bifunctional oligoribonuclease/PAP phosphatase NrnA, with the protein MQDELGYLDAFLAKYDKFVISTHESPDWDGLGGEIAMFELLKHLGKKPLIINSDPTPDSFQFLDVEHDINVMDGGFTLPADINEYAQLVLDTNDYDNIGSAYHVLKDKVRAYFIVDHHEGDAERAGSNIIKAEASSVCEIVYNIIRHYDKPISLRAAQALFAGIVFDTGSFVYPKTSPETFRIAAHLEEIGVVPFFIHEQIYEQNALSSFELRSHILATMEVLNDGKMIGMKLTPEMMKQTGATFTEGEPAINLPLTVKGVVASLLVKQDLDGPVKVSMRTKGELDVAKIAMENGGGGHRNAAGFKSKLSLDETYAMAIEKMSVLFK; encoded by the coding sequence ATGCAAGATGAGTTAGGCTATCTCGACGCGTTCCTTGCGAAATATGACAAGTTCGTCATATCGACGCATGAAAGCCCGGACTGGGACGGCCTCGGCGGCGAAATCGCCATGTTCGAACTCCTGAAGCACCTGGGGAAAAAGCCGCTTATCATCAATTCCGACCCGACGCCCGACAGCTTCCAGTTTCTAGACGTCGAGCATGACATTAACGTCATGGACGGCGGCTTCACCCTTCCCGCCGACATCAACGAATACGCCCAGCTCGTCCTGGATACGAACGATTACGACAACATCGGTTCCGCCTATCATGTCCTCAAGGACAAGGTGCGGGCCTATTTCATCGTGGACCACCACGAGGGAGACGCCGAACGGGCCGGGTCGAACATCATCAAGGCCGAGGCATCGTCGGTGTGCGAAATCGTCTATAATATCATCCGGCATTACGACAAGCCGATCTCCCTCAGGGCGGCCCAGGCACTCTTCGCGGGGATCGTTTTCGATACCGGGTCTTTCGTGTACCCGAAAACGTCGCCTGAAACGTTCCGCATCGCGGCTCACCTGGAGGAGATCGGGGTCGTCCCCTTCTTCATCCATGAGCAGATATACGAGCAGAACGCCCTTTCGAGCTTCGAGCTCAGGAGCCATATTCTCGCCACCATGGAAGTGCTCAACGACGGGAAAATGATCGGGATGAAGCTGACGCCGGAGATGATGAAGCAAACGGGAGCCACCTTCACCGAGGGAGAGCCGGCCATCAACCTGCCCCTCACCGTCAAGGGAGTGGTGGCGAGCCTCCTCGTCAAGCAGGACCTCGACGGCCCCGTCAAGGTGAGCATGCGCACTAAGGGCGAGCTGGACGTGGCGAAGATAGCCATGGAAAACGGCGGCGGCGGGCACCGGAACGCGGCGGGCTTCAAATCCAAGCTGTCCCTTGATGAGACCTACGCGATGGCAATCGAAAAAATGAGCGTTCTTTTCAAATAA
- a CDS encoding glycine--tRNA ligase subunit alpha, with protein MYFQDLIAKLNEYWAEKGCLIIQGYDLEVGAGTFNPATFLRVLGPEPWKVAYVEPSRRPTDGRYGDNPNRLQHYYQYQVILKPSPVDVQDQYLDSLRHLGVKLEEHDVRFVEDDWESPTLGAAGLGWEVWLDGMEITQFTYFQMCGSIELSPVSVELTYGLERICMYLQGVDHFTDIMWNETVKYGDVHRQSEFEFSHYNFNMAGTELHFKLFDLYEKECLAILDNPKQKVVLPAYDYVLKCSHVFNMLDARGAISVTERVGYITRVRNIARRCAEQYVAIREDMGFPLLKKQEARAR; from the coding sequence ATGTATTTTCAGGATCTGATCGCCAAGCTGAACGAATACTGGGCGGAAAAGGGATGCCTCATCATCCAGGGATACGACCTTGAGGTCGGGGCCGGGACCTTCAATCCCGCCACGTTCCTGCGCGTCCTGGGCCCGGAACCGTGGAAGGTCGCCTACGTGGAGCCCTCGCGGCGCCCCACCGACGGACGGTACGGCGACAACCCGAACCGGCTGCAGCACTACTACCAGTACCAGGTCATCCTGAAGCCGTCCCCGGTCGATGTCCAGGATCAGTATCTCGATTCCCTGAGGCACCTGGGGGTGAAGCTGGAGGAGCACGATGTCCGCTTCGTCGAGGACGACTGGGAATCGCCGACCCTGGGCGCCGCCGGCCTCGGGTGGGAGGTCTGGCTTGACGGCATGGAGATCACGCAGTTCACCTACTTCCAGATGTGCGGCAGCATCGAGCTCTCCCCGGTATCGGTGGAGCTGACCTACGGCCTCGAGCGGATCTGCATGTACCTGCAGGGCGTCGACCATTTCACCGACATCATGTGGAACGAAACCGTGAAGTACGGCGACGTCCACCGCCAGAGCGAGTTCGAGTTCTCCCACTACAACTTCAACATGGCCGGCACCGAGCTTCATTTCAAGCTCTTCGACCTGTACGAGAAGGAATGCCTCGCCATACTGGATAACCCGAAACAGAAAGTGGTGCTGCCGGCATACGACTATGTCCTGAAATGCTCCCATGTCTTCAACATGCTAGACGCCCGGGGCGCCATATCGGTGACCGAGCGCGTCGGATATATCACGCGGGTGCGCAACATCGCGCGTCGCTGCGCCGAACAGTACGTGGCGATACGCGAGGATATGGGCTTCCCGCTTCTTAAAAAACAGGAAGCCAGGGCCCGTTAA
- a CDS encoding HDOD domain-containing protein, producing the protein MSQVRISEEESGLSSGEDKHYTIHPTDYKTAIASEADFYIQFHTLNAETEGAIIKSIHRYLENYDLSYIKNQIINIIKELVNNAIKANLKRIFFKLKGLDIDKTEDYRAGMESFKEEAYEGTEDYLGKLETSNLVVRISFKSTEEYLYINVINNVPILDTEISKINARIKKAYKYKDIAEAFEEVLDESEGAGLGLIMALMIFKNIGMPPEAFRIYRKGELTIAAIAIPQNMDRIRSRVQIAEEILKEIKEIPAFPDNILHIQKLCANPDATIKEIASAISMDPGLTTSILKLANSAGYFTVKKTETIEDAVKIIGVKGINTLLLATGVYKVLDARYKRSESVWKDSYKRAAYAQKILIQMNRTRATELTYLSALLSDIGYIVMFSLKSSILKKLQNIAGFKGMDDSNLLEEISLGLSHSTLGGMIFSKWNFNETLVKTIEYHHRPHLAPENLKQTIYTVYLADCLVEMDKNRTRYEFIDEDVLKYFNLTERKSFEILHKTLRESYENQEQ; encoded by the coding sequence ATGAGCCAGGTACGAATCAGCGAGGAAGAATCGGGTTTATCCAGCGGTGAAGATAAACACTATACCATTCACCCAACCGATTACAAGACCGCAATCGCCAGCGAAGCTGACTTCTATATTCAGTTTCATACCCTCAATGCCGAAACCGAAGGGGCGATTATAAAAAGCATCCACCGGTACCTGGAAAACTATGATCTCTCCTATATAAAAAACCAGATCATCAACATCATCAAGGAGCTGGTCAACAACGCCATCAAGGCGAACCTGAAAAGGATATTTTTCAAGCTCAAGGGCCTGGATATCGACAAGACCGAGGATTACCGGGCGGGCATGGAAAGCTTCAAGGAAGAAGCCTACGAGGGCACCGAGGATTATCTAGGCAAACTGGAGACGTCGAACCTGGTGGTCCGGATATCCTTTAAAAGCACCGAGGAGTATCTTTACATAAACGTCATCAACAATGTCCCGATCCTGGATACCGAGATATCCAAGATCAACGCGCGGATAAAAAAGGCCTACAAGTACAAGGACATCGCGGAGGCCTTCGAGGAGGTCCTCGACGAATCCGAAGGGGCCGGCCTCGGCCTCATCATGGCCCTCATGATCTTCAAGAACATCGGCATGCCGCCGGAGGCCTTCAGGATCTACCGCAAGGGCGAACTCACCATCGCGGCCATAGCCATACCGCAGAATATGGACAGGATCCGCTCGCGGGTCCAGATAGCGGAGGAGATACTCAAGGAGATCAAGGAGATCCCGGCGTTCCCCGATAACATCCTGCACATACAGAAGCTCTGCGCGAACCCGGACGCGACGATAAAGGAGATAGCCTCCGCCATTTCGATGGACCCGGGCCTCACGACGTCCATCCTCAAGCTCGCCAACTCGGCGGGATATTTTACCGTGAAAAAAACCGAGACCATCGAGGACGCCGTCAAGATCATCGGCGTCAAGGGGATCAACACCCTCCTCCTCGCCACCGGCGTGTACAAGGTCCTCGACGCGCGCTACAAGCGCTCCGAATCGGTCTGGAAGGATTCGTACAAGCGCGCCGCCTACGCCCAGAAGATACTGATCCAGATGAACAGGACACGGGCGACCGAGCTGACCTACCTTTCCGCGCTCCTGTCCGATATCGGCTATATCGTGATGTTTTCCCTGAAATCGTCCATATTGAAGAAGCTGCAGAACATCGCCGGCTTCAAGGGAATGGATGATTCCAACCTCCTGGAGGAGATCAGCCTGGGCCTTTCCCACAGCACCCTGGGGGGGATGATCTTCAGCAAGTGGAATTTCAATGAAACACTGGTAAAGACGATAGAGTACCATCACCGGCCGCACCTGGCCCCGGAAAACCTGAAACAGACCATATACACCGTCTACCTGGCGGATTGCCTCGTGGAAATGGACAAAAACCGAACCCGCTATGAATTCATCGATGAAGATGTGCTGAAATATTTCAACCTGACGGAACGCAAATCCTTTGAAATCCTCCATAAAACGCTCCGGGAGTCCTATGAGAACCAGGAACAGTAG
- a CDS encoding response regulator, with the protein MKGKGEFPSLNTKTADGIKPGGRPYKIMVVESKEFVRKQIVQIFESERYMVVATASNGQEAIDKMGKIDGRLDLITTTLDMPVMDGYAFMHELSKKPGRPPVVFISEETTKGVMADLIKLGVYDFILKPIDRRVVLQRVKAVLQKYRLANPE; encoded by the coding sequence ATGAAGGGCAAAGGTGAATTCCCGAGCTTGAATACCAAGACGGCCGACGGCATCAAACCGGGCGGCAGGCCGTATAAGATCATGGTTGTTGAAAGCAAGGAATTTGTTAGGAAGCAGATAGTCCAGATTTTTGAATCGGAGCGGTATATGGTTGTCGCCACCGCTTCAAACGGCCAGGAAGCCATTGACAAGATGGGCAAGATCGATGGGAGACTGGACCTCATAACCACGACGCTTGATATGCCCGTCATGGACGGCTATGCCTTCATGCATGAATTGAGCAAGAAACCGGGCCGCCCCCCGGTTGTCTTTATCAGCGAAGAAACGACAAAGGGGGTCATGGCCGACCTTATAAAGCTCGGCGTCTATGATTTTATCCTTAAGCCGATTGACAGGAGAGTCGTTCTTCAACGGGTCAAGGCCGTACTGCAGAAATACAGATTGGCCAATCCGGAATAA